In one window of Denticeps clupeoides chromosome 2, fDenClu1.1, whole genome shotgun sequence DNA:
- the LOC114784613 gene encoding synaptic vesicle membrane protein VAT-1 homolog gives MSGEEQPTVDTEQEQEPPAGDGGEKVVEQEVFTYRSLVLTGYGGYDKVRLQLKQGRPAPGGGEVAVRVRACGLNFSDLMARQGLYERLPTPPVTPGMECAGLVEAVGEGVEDRRVGDRVLVVAKCGLWQEMVLAPADHTFPMPEGMSYEEGAALPINYVTAHMMLFHMANVRAAQSVLVHMAAAADEL, from the exons ATGTCCGGAGAGGAGCAGCCGACCGTAGACacggagcaggagcaggagccgCCGGCGGGAGATGGAGGGGAGAAGGTGGTGGAGCAGGAGGTCTTCACCTACCGCTCCCTGGTCCTCACGGGCTACGGGGGCTACGACAAGGTCCGGCTGCAGCTGAAGCAGGGCCGGCCGGCGCCCGGCGGCGGAGAGGTGGCGGTGCGGGTCCGGGCCTGCGGGCTCAACTTCTCCGACCTGATGGCCAGGCAGGGTCTGTACGAGCGCCTGCCGACCCCGCCCGTCACGCCCGGCATGGAGTGCGCCGGCCTGGTGGAGGCCGTGGGCGAGGGGGTGGAGGACAGGAGA GTCGGGGACCGGGTTTTGGTGGTGGCCAAGTGTGGCTTATGGCAGGAGATGGTGCTGGCCCCGGCCGATCACACCTTCCCGATGCCCGAGGGCATGAGCTACGAGGAGGGGGCGGCGCTGCCCATCAACTACGTCACCGCCCACATGATGCTGTTCCACATGGCCAACGTCAGAG